In Cyclobacteriaceae bacterium, the DNA window CAAGAGACCGCAGTATTCGCTCAGTATTAATCATCGGAAGTGGTCCAATTATAATCGGACAGGCATGCGAATTCGACTATGCCGGTTCGCAGGCCTCAAGGTCGCTTCGTGAAGAAGGAATCGAGGTGATCCTCATCAATTCCAATCCGGCAACCATCATGACTGACAAGGTAACTGCCGACCACGTTTACCTTAAGCCTCTCGAAAAGAAGTATATCAGGGAAATCTTGGAAAAGCATCACGTTGATGCTGTTCTCCTACAATGGGCGGGCAAACCGCCTTGAATCTTTGTATCGACTGTGACAAGGCTGGTATCTGGGAACATTATGGAGTAAAGATCATCGGAGTTGACATATTGGCGATTGAGACGACTGAGGACCGCGAAAAATTCCGTCTGAAAATGAATGAGCTGAATGTTGGAGTCTGCAAAGGCGCAACAGCAACCTCCTTCCTTGAAGGAAAAGAAATTGCTCAGGAAATCGGATTCCCTCTTGTCATCCGTCCATCGTTTACCCTTGGCGGAACAGGTGGTGGCTTTGTTGAAAAACCAGAGGACTTTGATGCTGCTCTTAACCGTGGGCTTCATGCATCACCAATTCACGAGGTACTGGTGGAGCAAAGCATTATGGGTTAGAAAGAATATGAGCTTGAACTTCTTCGCGATGGAAATGGAAATGTGATCATCATCTGCTCTATTGAGAATTTTGATCCAATGGGAATTCATACAGGCGACTCAATCACCGTTGCTCCTGCCATGACCTTACCGGATACCGTTTATCAGCACATGCGTGATCTTGCTATCAAGATGATGAATGGTATCGGAAAGTTTGCAGGTGGCTGCAATGTTCAGTTCTCTGTCAATCCCGACAACGACGATCAGATCATTGGAATTGAAATCAATCCCCGTGTATCACGCTCTTCAGCGCTTGCATCAAAAGCAACAGGTTATCCTATTGCAAAGATTGCCGCCAAGCTTGCCATTGGCTATAATCTTGATGAATTAAGCAATGCCATTACCGGCACCACAACAGCATACTTCGAGCCTGCGCTTGATTATGTCATCGTAAAGATCCCTCGCTGGAACTTTGATAAGTTCCACGGTGCCGATCGTCGCTTAGGCTTGCAAATGAAATCCGTTGGTGAGGTAATGGGCATTGGAAGGAATTTCCAGGAAGCATTACAAAAAGCATGTCAGTCACTTGAGATCAGGAGAAATGGTTTGGGTGCTGATGGAAAAGAAGTAAAAAATCAAGCTGAGCTTCTGCACAGTCTTGAGCGCCCAAGCTGGAATCGCTTGTTCCATATTTATGATTCAATGAAGCTTGGCATTTCGATGAAGACCATTCAGCATCTAACAAAGATTGACAAATGGTTTTTGGATCAGATCTGGGAGTTGATTGAGGTTGAGCAAGAGATAGAAAAATATACACTGGATACCATTCCGGTATCGTTGATGCGTACAGCAAAAGAGAAGGGTTATGCGGATCGTCAGATCGCACATCTTATTGATTGCAAGGAAAGCCAGGTACATCTCAAGCGTCGCGAGATGGGAATCAATCGTGTCTACAAACTCGTGGATACCTGTGCAGCAGAATTTGACGCAAAGACGCCTTACTACTATTCAACTTTCGATTCAGAAAATGAATCAAAACCTTCTTCGCGGAAAAAAGTAATTGTTTTGGGTTCTGGTCCAAACAGAATTGGTCAGGGTATTGAGTTCGATTACTCCTGCGTGCACGGAATTCTTGCAGCAAAAGAGTGTGGGTATGAAGCAATCATGATCAATTGCAATCCTGAAACAGTTTCCACTGACTTTGACATCGCTGATAAGCTTTATTTCGAACCAGTATTCTGGGAGCATCTTTGGGATATTATTCAACACGAAAAACCAGAAGGCGTTATCGTTCAGTTGGGCGGCCAGACTGCATTGAAGCTTGCAGAAAAACTTAAAAAGTATGGCGTGAAGATCATGGGAACTTCTTATGAAGCCCTTGACCTTGCCGAAGATCGCGGAAGCTTCTCATCACTCTTAAAGGATCTCAATATTCCATACCCTGATTTTGGAGTTGCAACAGATGCGGATGAAGCTCTCGAAGTTTCCAAGACGATTGGATTCCCATTGTTGGTAAGGCCTTCTTATGTTTTGGGGGGCCAAAGCATGAAGATCGTAATCAATGAAACAGAGCTTGAGAATCATATTCTTGATATCTGGAAGCATCTTCCTGAAAACAAGGTTTTGTTAGATCATTTCCTTGACGGAGCTATCGAAGCAGAAGCTGATGCTATTTGTGATGGAGAGGATGTCTATATCATTGGTATCATGCAACACATTGAGCCTGCCGGTATTCACTCCGGTGACTCATACGCCGTACTTCCCCCTTACAACCTCGGTGATTTTGTAATGAAGCAAATCGAAACGTATACAAAGAGAATTGCTTTGGCATTGAAAACTGTCGGATTGATCAACATTCAGTTCGCCATTAAAGGAGATACTGTTTACATCATTGAAGCAAATCCACGAGCATCAAGAACGGTCCCGTTTATCTGCAAGGCATATGATGAGCCTTACGTTAACTATGCCACAAAAGTGATGTTGGGCGAAAAGAAGGTGAAGGATTTCACATTCAATCCTACAAAGAAGGGTTATGCGATCAAGGTTCCTGTGTTCTCCTTTAGCAAATTCCCTGAAGTAAATAAAGAATTGGGTCCTGAAATGAAATCAACGGGTGAGGCGATCTACTTCATCGATGATTTAATGGACGATTATTTTCTCAATATTTACTCAGAAAGAAATCTCTATCTGAGTCGTTAGACATTTTGGGATGAGATATTGAGTTCATATCTCATCCCTATATTACTATTGGCTTCTCAATGATTTTACCGGATTCACAATTGCAGCCTTGATCGACTGATAGCTTACCGTTAGCCAAGCAATGCCCAGTGCTAATAATCCCGCTATCACAAAAGCTTCTACTCCAACAGGAATTCTATAGGCAAATCCACTGAGCCATTGCTCCATCATCCACCATGAAAAAGGTGTTGCCAGTACAAAAGCAATAATGACGAGTCTTGTAAAATCTTTTGATAATAAAACTACCACTCCCCCAACAGAAGCGCCGAGCACTTTGCGTACCCCAATTTCTTTTGTTCTGAGGCTTGCCGTATAAGCTGACAATCCAAATAACCCAACGCATGCAATGATTACTGCCAGGCCTGAAAAGACTCTGAACAATACTCCTGACCGCTGTTCTTCGGCATATCCCTGACTAAGATTATCATCAAGAAACTCGTACTGAAATGGTTGATCCGGTGCCAGTTCCTTCCATGCGCTTTCGACTTTGCCAATTACCTCCTTGAATCTGCCAGACTCAATTCGAATAGCGACATAATTTAAGGTTGCCTGTGAACCAAAAAGCTCTTTGTTATAGATTACTAATGGTGTGATCTCATCACGTAGAGATTGAAAATGGAAATTCTTAACAACTCCTATGACAGTAAAGTAGAGACCCCCTGCCTGGCCATTATTTCCCGGAGGGTCAGAGTTATAAATTTTATGACCGATCGGATTTGTCAGCCCAATCGTCTTTACGGCAGTTTCATTTAATATGACACTCAAAGAATCGCTCGTCTCCTTTGAAAAGAATTTGCCGTCTTGTAAATGAAGGCCTATCATCTCAGGGAATTCATCATCGAGCACCATTGCTTTCACAGTAAGAATTTCATCAAATCCCGCTGCCTTAAACTGCTGGCCAAACACATCATCCCGATTTCCTATCATTGAACCCGAACATGCCGCAGCATTAACACCTGGAATTGTCTTGACCTCCTCCACGAATGTGTTCGTTTTCTTTTGAAGACCGAAGGCCCGCTTTACCATCAACACCTGATCTTTTTCAAAACCAAGTTGCTTGTTCTGCATGAAACTCATCTGGTTTCCAACGACAAGTGTTCCCACGATCAGAATGATCGAAATCATGAATTGAAATACGACGAGCCCATTACGAAGCCATTTACCCTTTGAACTGCTGATGAAATTTCCTTTCATCACAACAACAGGATTGAAGCTTGATAAAACAAAAGCAGGGTAAAGTCCGGCAAGAAGACCTACAAACAAAGCAAATCCCAGTAGCCCGAGAATCATCTCTGCATTCAATGTTAGTTGAAGTTGCTTTGCAATCAGATCATTGAAAGACGGTAATAGTAAATAAGCACCAACAACTGCCAGCAGAGTTCCGATGACTGACAATATGAATGCCTCTGTGAGAAATTGAGCAATCAAGTTTCCTTTAAGAGATCCCATTACCTTCCTCACTCCTACTTCTCTTGCCCGCTCAGACGATCTTGCGGTGGCAAGGTTCATGAAGTTTATACATGCAATCACTAAAATCAGAACAGCAATCAAAGAAAGGGAGTAAACATATTTTTTATTGCCACTCGGCGACATTGTAAACTCAAGATTGGTAGGATCTAAGTGGATTTCAGTAAGAGGCTGCAAAAAATAACGATATCCGTTTCCTTCTTTCTTATAATCAATCCATGACTTCCCCAGCTTTGTTTCAATTTCTGCAGCAGCGTAGTTATCCACCATGCCTGGAAATTTTGCTTCCAAAGCACTGGCGCTTGCTCCTGGCTTTAACTTTATATAAGTCTGTGAATCAAAACCTGTATAGTTGAGAGTTTTAAGAAGTCGTGAAAGATCAATGGAGCCAATAAAATCATATCTCATGTGAGAGTTATCCGGCTGATCTTCAAATATTCCTGTTACTTTAAATTCTCCGAAGTCACCACTTAATGTTTTCCCCATTGGATCTTCCTCTCCAAAATATTTTCGGGCGGAAGAACGTGATACGATCACCTGGTCAGCCGCAGAGAGCGCAGTTCTTTTATCTCCTTTGATCAGATTCATATCAAAAAAAGAAAAGAACGAACTATCAGCAAAAAGAAAAAAATCTTCCTCAAAGGATTTAGTCTCACCTTCCAGCGGTCGGTATGAGATCGCAACGTTTTGATTCGGTCCCTGCATGATCAGCGTACTTTCCACTTCAGGATAATCACGCTGAACGGCTGGCGCAAATGAGTGAGGGATGGGCGAAAAGTAGGTCACATGGTTTGGATATTTCCTTTCCAAAACCATCTTATAAATACGGTCTGAATCCGCATAAAACTTGTCGTAAGAAGTCTCATGTTTTACATACAACACAATCAGGATGCAGGCCGTTATACTTACGGCAAGACCTAAAATATTAATGGAGGTGTAGACCCTTTGCTTTACCAAGCTTCGGATCGCGGTTTTTATGTAGTTTCTGAGCATAATTTATGGATGACAGAGGAACAAATCAGTTGCTGTTTCAAGTTATGTAATTCAAAACACTTCAACCATAGACCAAAAAAAGGCTAAAAACGACTTATTTTTCAATAATACTTTAACTTTGACTTTTGGTTACGCGACTATGTGGAAATTCATTATCATACTGGTGCTTCTGATCTACGTCCTGAATAAGGTTAGCAGCCTTATTTTCAAGGTTGCCGGGCCCAAGCAAACTCCTCCCAATTTCAGAAAACCACCGGAAGGAACCATCAACATGAACTCAGCTCCCCCACAGCCTAAAAAGAAAGGCGGACTAAAGGGTGGTGAATATGTTGATTACGAGGAAGTAAAATAATCCACTTAGTTTTCCAGTACAGGCATTCCTAAATGAAAATTCATTTTTATAAATATCAGGCAGCTGGCAATGACTTTGTTCTTGCCGATAATCGTGAAGGGAATCTTTCTTTCACCGATGCACAGGTTGCAAAGATTTGCGATCGCCGCTTTGGTATTGGTGCGGATGGTTTGATCCTGCTGGAAAAAGATCCTGTTCACAACTTTAAAATGATTTATCGCAATGCCGATGGAAGTGAAAGCTTCTGCGGTAATGGTTGTCGTGCAGCAGTTCATTTCGCAAACAAATTAGGCATCATAAAAGATACAGCTTCCTTCTCTGCTTATGATGGTCCTCACACTGCTAAGATATTACCGAAAGGTTTTGTCCGCTTCTCTTTAAAAGATGTGAATGCAGTGGAGTCAAAAGGTGACGACTACTATATTAATACTGGCACTGATCATAACATTCGCTTTGTAACAGATATTCATAATTATCCTGTAGCGGAAGAGGGAAGAAAGATCCGATACTCTAATCTTTACAAGCCGAAAGGAACGAATGCAAATTTCATTGAGGTAAGTCCTGATCAAAGCGTAACGTTTCGCATCTATGAAAGAGGTGTTGAAGCTGAAACCTATTCCAGTGGATCAGGAGCAACTGCCTGTGCGTTGGCGGTAGCAAAAGTTTATGGGTATAGTTCTCCCATTAAGTTGAATTCAAAAGGCGGAATTTTAACGGTTGAGTTCGAAACCCGCCAGAACGGCACATTTCATAACATCTTTCTAACTGGCCCTGTTGAGCTGGTTTTTGAGACCGAATCGGTCATTTAGCCTCACTTCTCTCCTCTTTAGGAGAATTCCTGCCAAAATGCGCCTGCGGGGGCGCTTTGGAACTATAATTGCACCCCTGAAAATCTTAACTTTACGGCCCGTTTGAAAGTTATTTTATGTGCTTCAATTGGTAAAAACACTGATTAAGGCGGCGCCTAAAAAAACAGGAACGATTAACGAATAGACATGCTAAAACTCATTGCCAAATTATTCGGCACCAAATCCGAGAAAGATATTAAGCGAGTGATGCCACTGGTGGAAGCCACGCAACGCGAGGGTGAAAAACTAAAGTCGATCTCTCATGACGAACTAAGGGGACAAACCACGGAAGTTCAGGATATTATCAACGCCAATCTGAAGCCTATCGACGATCAATTGGCTGGCCTTCACAAACAAGTGAATGATCATCCTGATCTTGATCTTCATGAAAAAGAAGCAATCTTTAATCAGATCGATCAGATCGAAAAAGACAGAAATAAGGAACTTGAAAAGGTATTGATGGATGTTCTTCCAAGAGCATTCGCGATTGTTCGTGAAACCGCAAGGCGCTTTAAAGAAAATGAATATCTGGAAGTGGCTGCTACCGAAATGGATCACCATCTGGCCCTTCGTCATGAGAACATAAAAATATCAGGCGATAAAGCTTTATGGCATAATCAATGGATGGCTGCCGGAAATCTCATCAAGTGGGACATGGTTCATTACGATGTTCAGATCATTGGTGGTATTGTTTTGCATGAAGGAAAGATTGCCGAAATGGCAACGGGTGAAGGAAAAACCTTAGTGGCAACTTTCCCAACATTCCTGAATGCATTGGCAAAGCGCGGAGTACACATCGTAACCGTGAATAATTATCTGGCAACACGCGATAGCGAATGGATGGCTCCCTTGTTCCAGTTTCATGGATTAACTATTGACTGTATTGATAAACATGAGCCAAATTCCATTGCACGTCGCAATGCATACCAGGCAGACATTACATACGGAACCAATAACGAATTCGGCTTTGATTACCTGCGTGATAATATGGCGCGTGAAACCGAAGAATTAGTGCAACGTGGCCATCACTATGCAATGGTGGATGAGGTGGATAGTGTTTTGGTTGATGAAGCCCGTACACCCCTAATCATTTCGGGTCCTGTTCCACGCGGAGATCAGCATGAGTTCTATGATTTGAAACCACGCATTTTTAAGGTGGTGGAAGCTCAAAAGAAGCTGATCACTCAGTTTTTGAATGATTCAAAGAAACAACTGGCGGAAGGAAATGAAAAAGATGGAGGGCTTGCTCTATTCCGTGCCCATCGCGGTATGCCGAAGTTCAAACCATTGATCAAATATCTTAGTGAATCCGGAAACAGGAATGTTTTACAGAAGACTGAAAACTATCACTTGCAGGATAACAAAAAGGAAATGCCAAAGGCAGACGCTCCATTGTTTTTTGTGATCGATGAAAAAGATAATAGTGTTGAGCTTACTGACAAGGGGATTGATTTGATCACCGGTGAAGGTGAAGATCCCAAGCTGTTCATACTTCCTGAAATAGGAATGGAGCTCAATCAGATTGAAAAAGACACGACACTCGATGCAGCTGCTCAGCTTCAGAAGAAAGAGGAGTTGATTCGCGAGTATTCAACAAAGTCACAGCGTATTCATAGTATCAATCAGTTACTGAAAGCTTATACTTTATTCGAGCGTGATACAGAATATATCATTGTAGATGGTAAAGTGAAGATTGTTGATGAGCAAACAGGTCGTGTACTGGATGGAAGACGCTATTCAGATGGATTACACCAGGCGATCGAAGCAAAAGAGAGTGTTAAGGTAGAAGACGCGACACAGACGTATGCCACCATCACCCTTCAGAATTATTTCCGCATGTATCACAAGCTTGCGGGTATGACCGGAACAGCAGAGACAGAAGCTGGAGAACTCTGGGATATTTATAAATTGGATGTTGTTGCAATCCCAACCAACAGGCCCGTCACCCGTAAGGATATGGATGATCTTGTGCATAAAACCATGCGTGAGAAATTCAATGCTGTAGTAGAAGAAATTGTATTGCTGACAAAGGAGGGAAGACCTGTTCTTGTTGGTACCACTTCCGTGGAAATATCAGAATTGTTAAGTCGCATGTTGCAACTTCGCAAGATCAAGCACAATGTCTTGAATGCAAAGCAACATCAACGCGAGGCAGAAATTGTTGCAGAAGCAGGAAAGCCTAGTACTGTTACCATCGCCACCAACATGGCAGGTCGCGGAACAGATATTAAACTAACACCGGAATCACGCGCTGCAGGTGGGCTTGCTATTATCGGAACGGAACGCCACGAATCACGTCGCGTGGATCGTCAGTTGCGTGGTCGTTCAGGTCGTCAGGGAGATCCTGGAACTTCCAAGTTCTATGTTTCTCTTGAAGACAATCTGATGCGCTTGTTCATGCCAGAGCGTATTGCCCGTATCATGGATCGTCTTGGATTAAAAGAGGGAGAAGTGATTTCCCATTCGATGGTTACCAACTCTATCGAGCGTGCACAGAAAAAAGTAGAGGAGAATAACTTCGGTATACGCAAGCGACTGCTGGAGTATGATAACGTGATGAACTCACAGCGTGAGGTTATCTACAAAAGAAGAAGGAACGCATTGTTTGGAGAACGTCTTCAATTGGACATCCTCAACATGCTATTTGATACTTGTGATGACCTTGCCGCAAACGCAAAGGCTGGAGAAACACTGGAAAATTTCAAAGTGAATTTGTTGAGTACCCTTGGTCTTGATTTTAACATCACAGCAGATGAATATTCAAGCTGGGATCAGCCGAAGCTTGCAGAAAATCTCTATCAACAGGCACTTAATCACTATGAGTCAAAAAATAAAGCTGCTGCTCAAAAATCATTGCCGGTTATTCTTGATATCTATCGGACGCGCGGAGCGAATATTCAAAATATCTCGGTGCCGTTCAGTGATGGTATAAAGCAAATTGAAGTTGCTGCTCCATTGAAGAAATGTGTTGACACCAATAATTCGGAATTGATTCGCTCGATGGAGAAAATGATCACATTGGCGATCATCGACATGCAATGGAAAGAACACCTTCGCGACATGGATGACCTGAAGCAAAGTGTTCAAAATGCGGTTTATGAACAAAAGGATCCATTGTTGATCTATAAGTTTGAAGGATTTGAAGCATTCAAACGATTCATTGCAAGGGTGAATGAAGAAACAATCTCTTTCCTTATGAAGGCAGACATTCCTACCCAGGAACCCGAGCGTCTTCAGGAGGCTCGTTCACAAAAACGTCAACGTTTCAGTGAGCAGAAGGATGAATCACAATCTCTTCTTCAGGGAGGTGGTGCGCCACAGGCTCCGAGAAATGAGGTTGAGCAAAAAGTCATGCCAGTAAAATCTGAAAAGATGGCCGGGCGGAATGATAAGGTTACGGTTCAATATCAGGATGGTCGTGTAGCGAAAGATGTGAAATACAAAAAGGTTGAGGAAGACATCAAGAGCGGTCGTTGCATCGTTATCGAACAATAAGTCGGCAAAAATGAATTACTTTGTAGACATGGAAGAGCTTATAAATCGCACAGCATGGTCATGTATGATGTTTGTGGTGTGTTTGGCATCCTTCTCATGCGCTGCTCAGAAGAATAGTTCAAAGCCTTACTATCATGAAGATTTGCAGGCCCTCCGTCCTAAATTTCCCGAGACAGTAGATTCTTCCGTTCAGATTCAGTTTCAGAAAAAAGAAGAGGTCGTTCCTGTTTACAATGTTAATAAGAAGGTAGACGGTGTTCTGGATAGCATTAACCACTTCAATGCTTCGCGCAAACTTATCGATGGCTTTACGATTCAGATTTATTCCGGGCAGAATCGTGAAGAAGCGATGCTCACCAAGAAAAAAATGTCAACTGATGCTGGGGATCTTTCTTCAGAAATGGAATACACACAGCCAAAATTCCGTGTTAAAGTAGGAAGCTATTTTTCAAGACTGGAGGCTCAAAAGGATCTTCTCCGCATGAAAAGATTATTCCCTAATGCAATACTGGTTCCTGAAAAAATTCTGGTACGCTAATGTCACTGCTCCAATCTGTTCAAGAGCTTTCTAAAAATACTGCAAAGGAAGTAGTAAAGTGGCGCAGGCATTTGCATGCTAATCCTGAACTTTCTTATCAGGAATTTAATACTGCAAAATTTGTCTCTCAAACACTTCGCGATCTGGGAATGAAGCCTACCGAAGGTATTGCTGGAACAGGAATCGTGGTACTTATCGAGGGAAAAAACCCTGCCAAAAAAACAATCGCACTTCGTGCGGATATGGATGCCCTTCCAATCACTGAAGCAAACACAGTAGAGTACAAATCAAAAAATAATGGAGTGATGCATGCATGCGGTCATGATGTACATACATCTTCACTGATGGGCACTGCTAAAATTTTAAACTCACTGAAAGATCAGTTTGAAGGAACTGTTAAATTGATCTTTCAACCTGGAGAAGAAAAAAATCCAGGTGGTGCATCCTTTATGATCAAAGAAGGTGCTTTGGAAAATCCACGGCCTGATTCAATTATCGGTCAGCATGTAATGCCTTTGCTACCTGTTGGAACGATCGGTTTCCGGGAAGGAATGTACATGGCAAGTTCCGACGAAATCTATTTGAAAGTTATTGGAAAAGGTGGTCATGCTTCAACTCCTGAACTTACAGTAGATCCTATTGTGATCG includes these proteins:
- the dapF gene encoding diaminopimelate epimerase; this encodes MKIHFYKYQAAGNDFVLADNREGNLSFTDAQVAKICDRRFGIGADGLILLEKDPVHNFKMIYRNADGSESFCGNGCRAAVHFANKLGIIKDTASFSAYDGPHTAKILPKGFVRFSLKDVNAVESKGDDYYINTGTDHNIRFVTDIHNYPVAEEGRKIRYSNLYKPKGTNANFIEVSPDQSVTFRIYERGVEAETYSSGSGATACALAVAKVYGYSSPIKLNSKGGILTVEFETRQNGTFHNIFLTGPVELVFETESVI
- a CDS encoding SPOR domain-containing protein yields the protein MNYFVDMEELINRTAWSCMMFVVCLASFSCAAQKNSSKPYYHEDLQALRPKFPETVDSSVQIQFQKKEEVVPVYNVNKKVDGVLDSINHFNASRKLIDGFTIQIYSGQNREEAMLTKKKMSTDAGDLSSEMEYTQPKFRVKVGSYFSRLEAQKDLLRMKRLFPNAILVPEKILVR
- a CDS encoding amidohydrolase, whose product is MSLLQSVQELSKNTAKEVVKWRRHLHANPELSYQEFNTAKFVSQTLRDLGMKPTEGIAGTGIVVLIEGKNPAKKTIALRADMDALPITEANTVEYKSKNNGVMHACGHDVHTSSLMGTAKILNSLKDQFEGTVKLIFQPGEEKNPGGASFMIKEGALENPRPDSIIGQHVMPLLPVGTIGFREGMYMASSDEIYLKVIGKGGHASTPELTVDPIVIASHIIISLQQIISRNASPKQPTVLSFGKISAEGATNIIPNEVNIAGTFRALNEVWRREALAKIQKMAEGIAEGMGGRCEVTISHGYPYLENNPGLTQSIRKAAEEYVGKDKVVDIDLTLGSEDFAYYSHVIPASFYRLGTRNEAKGITSYVHTPTFDIDEDALTIGPGLMAWMALRELGNH
- a CDS encoding FtsX-like permease family protein, with amino-acid sequence MLRNYIKTAIRSLVKQRVYTSINILGLAVSITACILIVLYVKHETSYDKFYADSDRIYKMVLERKYPNHVTYFSPIPHSFAPAVQRDYPEVESTLIMQGPNQNVAISYRPLEGETKSFEEDFFLFADSSFFSFFDMNLIKGDKRTALSAADQVIVSRSSARKYFGEEDPMGKTLSGDFGEFKVTGIFEDQPDNSHMRYDFIGSIDLSRLLKTLNYTGFDSQTYIKLKPGASASALEAKFPGMVDNYAAAEIETKLGKSWIDYKKEGNGYRYFLQPLTEIHLDPTNLEFTMSPSGNKKYVYSLSLIAVLILVIACINFMNLATARSSERAREVGVRKVMGSLKGNLIAQFLTEAFILSVIGTLLAVVGAYLLLPSFNDLIAKQLQLTLNAEMILGLLGFALFVGLLAGLYPAFVLSSFNPVVVMKGNFISSSKGKWLRNGLVVFQFMISIILIVGTLVVGNQMSFMQNKQLGFEKDQVLMVKRAFGLQKKTNTFVEEVKTIPGVNAAACSGSMIGNRDDVFGQQFKAAGFDEILTVKAMVLDDEFPEMIGLHLQDGKFFSKETSDSLSVILNETAVKTIGLTNPIGHKIYNSDPPGNNGQAGGLYFTVIGVVKNFHFQSLRDEITPLVIYNKELFGSQATLNYVAIRIESGRFKEVIGKVESAWKELAPDQPFQYEFLDDNLSQGYAEEQRSGVLFRVFSGLAVIIACVGLFGLSAYTASLRTKEIGVRKVLGASVGGVVVLLSKDFTRLVIIAFVLATPFSWWMMEQWLSGFAYRIPVGVEAFVIAGLLALGIAWLTVSYQSIKAAIVNPVKSLRSQ
- the secA gene encoding preprotein translocase subunit SecA; the encoded protein is MLKLIAKLFGTKSEKDIKRVMPLVEATQREGEKLKSISHDELRGQTTEVQDIINANLKPIDDQLAGLHKQVNDHPDLDLHEKEAIFNQIDQIEKDRNKELEKVLMDVLPRAFAIVRETARRFKENEYLEVAATEMDHHLALRHENIKISGDKALWHNQWMAAGNLIKWDMVHYDVQIIGGIVLHEGKIAEMATGEGKTLVATFPTFLNALAKRGVHIVTVNNYLATRDSEWMAPLFQFHGLTIDCIDKHEPNSIARRNAYQADITYGTNNEFGFDYLRDNMARETEELVQRGHHYAMVDEVDSVLVDEARTPLIISGPVPRGDQHEFYDLKPRIFKVVEAQKKLITQFLNDSKKQLAEGNEKDGGLALFRAHRGMPKFKPLIKYLSESGNRNVLQKTENYHLQDNKKEMPKADAPLFFVIDEKDNSVELTDKGIDLITGEGEDPKLFILPEIGMELNQIEKDTTLDAAAQLQKKEELIREYSTKSQRIHSINQLLKAYTLFERDTEYIIVDGKVKIVDEQTGRVLDGRRYSDGLHQAIEAKESVKVEDATQTYATITLQNYFRMYHKLAGMTGTAETEAGELWDIYKLDVVAIPTNRPVTRKDMDDLVHKTMREKFNAVVEEIVLLTKEGRPVLVGTTSVEISELLSRMLQLRKIKHNVLNAKQHQREAEIVAEAGKPSTVTIATNMAGRGTDIKLTPESRAAGGLAIIGTERHESRRVDRQLRGRSGRQGDPGTSKFYVSLEDNLMRLFMPERIARIMDRLGLKEGEVISHSMVTNSIERAQKKVEENNFGIRKRLLEYDNVMNSQREVIYKRRRNALFGERLQLDILNMLFDTCDDLAANAKAGETLENFKVNLLSTLGLDFNITADEYSSWDQPKLAENLYQQALNHYESKNKAAAQKSLPVILDIYRTRGANIQNISVPFSDGIKQIEVAAPLKKCVDTNNSELIRSMEKMITLAIIDMQWKEHLRDMDDLKQSVQNAVYEQKDPLLIYKFEGFEAFKRFIARVNEETISFLMKADIPTQEPERLQEARSQKRQRFSEQKDESQSLLQGGGAPQAPRNEVEQKVMPVKSEKMAGRNDKVTVQYQDGRVAKDVKYKKVEEDIKSGRCIVIEQ